The following are encoded together in the Streptomyces flavofungini genome:
- a CDS encoding non-ribosomal peptide synthetase, protein MTASESSAGADRLEQARRALAARRPGRGATTSRVPRRADQDQVVLSESQLQLWTAHALDPTGSAYTVPAALDIEGPLDADALTRAFDWMLARHEGLRLVTDDVRGKAHARLLPTLPPLRRTDLTRLAATDAEAAERRRDELTDAELRAPFALDAGGALARGLLIALAPERHRLVVAFHHLVVDGLSVSVLIQELTAAYEAFRTGSTPPSAPEGPSYTDYAWWEHTSQDAPSREASLAHWRAELDGAPRGLSLPFDHPRPDARGHHGHHLVRPTGPALRERVEKFAAGCGVSVFAVLYGAWRAVLHRAALTDDLVIGVPVANRVRPELRATVGPFINTLALRSRLRDGATLRDLAQDSAATVARSLDHQHVPTSSVVAAVGGSTGAPLFGAMFAYLGEDRSALGLGEAVMTPVPVETAASKTDVTLSVSHRGDDLELMLEYDTELLREHTAGALLDAYVHLLTSGLDAPDREVRLLPLAAPAVPEGPVAESLVTHGLDHAFLRSAARHPARVALHWEGEDIAYGELADRVETLARHLVDRGVAPGDRVPLYLERGPAQIVAILAVLRAGAAYVPLDLRNPADRIRHVLDDSGGRLLVCGAQGAGTLGTDLPQVCVDGHGRPLAGADPVDPSRATLPARHPGDVAYVIYTSGSTGRPKGVEVADAQVLRLYTSTARRFDFGPHDVWTFFHSYAFDVSVWELWGALLHGGKLALVPDETAQSPADLLALVERLGVTVFSQTPSAFKGVVAADAAEGSTRELALRHVVFGGERLDPNTLRPWIEARGDRSPVLVNMYGITETTVHSTFRVITADDLGDRTGSPIGVPIDDLTLHVLDAALNPLPAGLVGELHVGGAGVTLGYAGRGGLTAERFVPDPFSDVPGARLYRSGDLARVTEDGEFEYWGRADAQVKIRGFRIELGEVEVALAAHPGVAAAVADVRGEQLVVWLVPAAGELPDVPELREHASGLLPSYMVPAVYTALDEVPLTVNGKADRRALPDPAEARLDAGTEYTAPRTGLEETVAGVWADVLGVERVGVHDNFFALGGDSIRAVEISGTLRALGHETRVHAVFKHQTVAEFATHLAGSGAETLARAEPFEMISAEDRAALPADAEDAYPLSATQAGMLYHLHLHPEAGIYHNTVSVRMRGRLDAELLRRALTDTMDRHPVLRTSISLDGYSEPLQIVHRDVPPLLTVRDLSGLDAAAQRAEIDDFVAQEREDHLDLERAPLQRLAVHLLGDDEFQLTVSENHVILDGWSWTSTVTEIFSRQAALLDDAPDYGTRWPELPLRYADFIKTERDALEGADVAEVWRRRMADAEPRSVADLRPAGLPQVRRVQVDVDPDTSQRLARLAKEEGLPFKSLAVGVHFKVLAEALAVTDPVTGMVMHGRPDLPGAKDLRGLFINMLPTSLSVPGGSWRELARRAFDEERGLLEHRHTPLINVQQALGNDPLFDVGVNFVRFHALSEVLDTGVVELLDHHPASAEDTNYAVMATYSVHPPANELGLILAYDSDRVSDEWAADLATMYAQALRRFATDPDAPHEAASLLPYDAQAAARRADGGPLVVPGGTLHEAIEAVAAARPGAVAVTGPGGVLTYRQLTERARAAADGLTAAGVRRGDLVAVVARRGVDLVTGLLAAMTAGAAYVPVDPELPLERITHLIRDSGCRTALTAHLTEDDAAVLALLAEEGITVRTVAEAAAATDAAVPQRADAADLAYLIYTSGSTGTPKGVGVSHHNLLAYLEASGTVVAPTADDVVAVRSTFTFDLSVWELFAGLVAGSRIHLVPGDVAADAQQLHGHLRGEGVTMLATTPTIAQELAAVDGSGDTGGVPLGLRALLLAGEEVVPARFADWFEGPSAQGCRVFNWYGPTEATVLMTVAELTAEVTRRQRAPIGAPVPGSTIWVLDEHMQPVPPGAAGELYIGGVQVAQGYWRRPGLTAGRFIPDPFAAEPGARLYRTGDRARHRADGQLEFLGRFDNQVKLRGHRIELGEVESVLVDHPGVTDCVVVVHGAAGATPRLVAYVVAESGGLDRGELRTHAAGRLPRYALPAAIRLVEEIPQTPSGKLDRRRLPAPTADDFLGTSGSAEPPRDDVERELLAIWQDLLGLEGLGIRDHFYEAGGHSLLATRLLLRVRREFGVRLRVQQAMADFTVAGIGELIKSARESTGGASARRAGRR, encoded by the coding sequence ATGACCGCATCCGAAAGCTCTGCCGGAGCCGACCGCCTCGAGCAGGCCAGGCGCGCCCTCGCGGCCCGTCGCCCGGGGCGCGGGGCCACCACCTCCCGCGTGCCCCGGCGCGCCGACCAGGACCAGGTCGTCCTCTCCGAGAGCCAGCTCCAGCTGTGGACGGCGCACGCCCTCGACCCGACCGGCAGCGCCTACACCGTCCCCGCCGCCCTCGACATCGAGGGCCCGCTGGACGCCGACGCGCTGACCCGGGCCTTCGACTGGATGCTCGCCCGGCACGAGGGGCTGCGCCTGGTCACCGACGACGTCCGCGGCAAGGCGCACGCCCGCCTGCTGCCCACGCTGCCGCCGCTGCGCCGCACCGACCTGACCCGGCTGGCGGCCACGGACGCCGAGGCCGCCGAGCGGCGCAGGGACGAGCTGACCGACGCCGAACTGCGCGCCCCCTTCGCCCTGGACGCCGGCGGAGCGCTCGCCCGGGGCCTGCTCATCGCCCTCGCGCCCGAGCGGCACCGCCTCGTCGTCGCCTTCCACCACCTGGTCGTCGACGGCCTCTCGGTGAGTGTCCTCATCCAGGAACTCACCGCCGCCTACGAGGCGTTCCGCACCGGCTCCACCCCGCCGTCGGCGCCCGAGGGACCTTCGTACACCGACTACGCCTGGTGGGAGCACACCAGCCAGGACGCGCCCTCGCGGGAGGCGTCCCTCGCCCACTGGCGGGCCGAGCTGGACGGCGCCCCGCGTGGCCTGAGCCTGCCCTTCGACCATCCCCGCCCCGACGCGCGCGGCCATCACGGCCACCATCTGGTGCGTCCCACCGGGCCCGCGCTGCGCGAGCGCGTGGAGAAGTTCGCCGCGGGCTGCGGCGTGTCCGTCTTCGCCGTCCTGTACGGCGCCTGGCGGGCGGTGCTGCACCGGGCCGCCCTCACCGACGACCTGGTCATCGGGGTGCCGGTCGCCAACCGCGTGCGGCCCGAACTGCGCGCCACCGTCGGCCCGTTCATCAACACCCTGGCGCTGCGCAGCCGACTGCGCGACGGCGCGACGCTGCGCGACCTCGCGCAGGACTCGGCGGCCACCGTCGCCCGCTCCCTGGACCACCAGCACGTGCCGACCTCGTCGGTGGTGGCGGCCGTCGGCGGCAGCACCGGCGCCCCGCTGTTCGGCGCGATGTTCGCCTACCTCGGCGAGGACCGCTCCGCGCTCGGCCTCGGCGAGGCCGTCATGACCCCCGTGCCCGTGGAGACGGCCGCCTCCAAGACCGACGTCACGCTCAGCGTCTCCCACCGCGGCGACGACCTGGAACTGATGCTGGAGTACGACACGGAGCTGCTGCGCGAGCACACCGCGGGCGCCCTGCTCGACGCATACGTCCACCTGCTCACCTCGGGCCTCGACGCCCCGGACCGCGAGGTGCGGCTCCTTCCGCTCGCCGCGCCCGCCGTCCCCGAGGGCCCGGTGGCCGAGTCCCTGGTGACGCACGGACTCGACCACGCCTTCCTGCGCTCGGCCGCCCGCCACCCCGCCCGCGTCGCCCTGCACTGGGAGGGCGAGGACATCGCGTACGGCGAACTCGCCGACCGCGTCGAGACCCTGGCCCGCCACCTGGTGGACCGGGGCGTGGCGCCCGGCGACCGCGTCCCGCTGTACCTGGAGCGCGGGCCCGCGCAGATCGTGGCGATCCTCGCGGTGCTTCGCGCGGGCGCCGCGTACGTGCCACTGGACCTGCGCAACCCCGCGGACCGCATCCGGCACGTCCTGGACGACAGCGGCGGCCGCCTGCTGGTGTGCGGCGCCCAGGGCGCGGGCACGCTCGGCACGGACCTGCCACAGGTGTGCGTCGACGGGCACGGCCGCCCCCTCGCCGGGGCCGACCCCGTCGACCCGAGCCGCGCCACGCTGCCCGCCCGGCACCCCGGCGACGTCGCCTACGTCATCTACACCTCCGGCTCCACCGGCCGCCCCAAGGGCGTGGAGGTCGCCGACGCCCAGGTCCTGCGCCTGTACACGTCGACCGCGCGGCGCTTCGACTTCGGGCCGCACGACGTGTGGACGTTCTTCCACTCCTACGCCTTCGACGTGTCCGTCTGGGAGCTGTGGGGCGCGCTGCTGCACGGCGGGAAGCTGGCCCTGGTGCCGGACGAGACCGCCCAGTCGCCCGCGGACCTGCTCGCGCTCGTCGAGCGGCTCGGCGTCACCGTGTTCAGCCAGACGCCGTCGGCCTTCAAGGGCGTGGTGGCGGCCGACGCCGCCGAGGGCTCCACCCGTGAACTCGCCCTGCGCCACGTGGTGTTCGGCGGCGAGCGGCTCGACCCGAACACGCTGCGGCCGTGGATCGAGGCGCGCGGCGACCGGTCGCCGGTCTTGGTGAACATGTACGGCATCACCGAGACCACCGTGCACTCCACCTTCCGCGTCATCACCGCCGACGACCTGGGCGACCGCACCGGCAGCCCCATCGGCGTCCCCATCGACGACCTGACCCTGCACGTCCTCGACGCGGCCCTCAACCCGCTGCCCGCCGGGCTCGTCGGCGAACTCCACGTCGGCGGCGCGGGCGTCACCCTCGGCTACGCCGGCCGCGGCGGGCTCACCGCCGAGCGGTTCGTGCCCGACCCGTTCTCCGACGTGCCCGGGGCCCGCCTCTACCGCAGCGGGGACCTGGCCCGGGTCACCGAGGACGGCGAGTTCGAGTACTGGGGGCGCGCCGACGCCCAGGTGAAGATCCGTGGCTTCCGGATCGAGCTGGGCGAGGTGGAGGTCGCCCTCGCCGCCCACCCCGGCGTCGCCGCCGCCGTCGCCGACGTGCGCGGCGAGCAGCTGGTGGTGTGGCTGGTGCCCGCCGCCGGTGAGCTGCCGGACGTGCCCGAACTGCGGGAGCACGCCTCCGGGCTGCTGCCGTCCTACATGGTGCCCGCGGTCTACACCGCCCTGGACGAGGTGCCGCTGACCGTCAACGGCAAGGCCGACCGGCGGGCCCTGCCCGACCCGGCCGAGGCCCGCCTGGACGCGGGGACCGAGTACACCGCCCCGCGCACCGGCCTGGAGGAGACCGTCGCCGGGGTGTGGGCCGACGTCCTCGGCGTCGAGCGGGTCGGCGTGCACGACAACTTCTTCGCCCTCGGCGGGGACTCCATCCGCGCCGTGGAGATCAGCGGCACCCTGCGCGCCCTCGGCCACGAGACCCGTGTGCACGCCGTCTTCAAGCACCAGACCGTCGCCGAGTTCGCCACCCACCTCGCGGGCAGCGGCGCCGAGACCCTGGCGCGCGCCGAGCCGTTCGAGATGATCAGCGCCGAGGACCGGGCCGCGCTGCCCGCCGACGCCGAGGACGCCTACCCGCTCAGCGCCACCCAGGCGGGCATGCTCTACCACCTGCACCTGCACCCCGAGGCGGGCATCTACCACAACACCGTCAGCGTGCGCATGCGCGGCCGCCTCGACGCGGAGCTGCTGCGCCGCGCCCTCACCGACACCATGGACCGCCACCCCGTCCTGCGCACCAGCATCTCCCTGGACGGCTACTCCGAGCCGCTGCAGATCGTGCACCGAGACGTGCCGCCGCTCCTGACCGTGCGGGACCTCTCCGGGCTCGATGCCGCCGCCCAGCGCGCCGAGATCGACGACTTCGTCGCCCAGGAGCGCGAGGACCACCTCGACCTGGAGCGGGCACCGCTGCAGCGGCTCGCCGTGCACCTGCTCGGTGACGACGAGTTCCAGCTGACGGTCAGCGAGAACCACGTCATCCTCGACGGCTGGAGCTGGACGTCCACCGTGACGGAGATCTTCAGCCGCCAGGCCGCACTGCTCGACGACGCCCCCGACTACGGCACCCGCTGGCCCGAACTGCCGCTGCGGTACGCCGACTTCATCAAGACGGAGCGGGATGCCCTCGAAGGAGCGGACGTCGCGGAGGTGTGGCGGCGGCGGATGGCCGACGCCGAACCGCGCTCCGTCGCCGATCTGCGCCCCGCCGGGCTGCCGCAGGTGCGCCGCGTCCAGGTCGACGTCGACCCCGACACCTCCCAGCGCCTCGCGCGGCTCGCCAAGGAGGAGGGCCTGCCCTTCAAGAGCCTCGCCGTGGGCGTGCACTTCAAGGTGCTCGCCGAGGCCCTCGCCGTGACCGATCCGGTCACCGGCATGGTGATGCACGGCCGCCCCGACCTGCCCGGCGCCAAGGACCTGCGCGGCCTGTTCATCAACATGCTGCCGACCTCCCTGTCCGTGCCCGGCGGCAGCTGGCGCGAGCTGGCCCGGCGCGCCTTCGACGAGGAGCGCGGCCTCCTCGAACACCGGCACACCCCGCTCATCAACGTGCAGCAGGCCCTCGGCAACGACCCGCTGTTCGACGTGGGCGTGAACTTCGTGCGCTTCCACGCGCTCAGCGAGGTCCTCGACACCGGCGTCGTCGAACTCCTCGACCACCACCCGGCGTCCGCCGAGGACACCAACTACGCGGTGATGGCGACCTATTCGGTGCACCCGCCCGCCAACGAGCTCGGCCTGATCCTCGCCTACGACAGCGACCGGGTCTCCGACGAGTGGGCCGCCGACCTCGCCACGATGTACGCGCAGGCCCTGCGCCGCTTCGCCACCGACCCCGACGCCCCGCACGAGGCGGCCAGCCTGCTGCCCTACGACGCGCAGGCCGCGGCCCGCCGCGCCGACGGCGGCCCCCTGGTGGTGCCCGGCGGCACCCTGCACGAGGCGATCGAAGCCGTCGCGGCGGCCCGCCCCGGCGCGGTCGCGGTCACCGGACCCGGCGGCGTCCTGACCTACCGCCAGCTCACCGAGCGGGCCCGCGCCGCCGCCGACGGACTCACCGCCGCCGGAGTGCGCCGCGGCGACCTGGTCGCGGTCGTGGCCCGGCGCGGCGTCGACCTGGTCACCGGCCTGCTCGCCGCCATGACGGCGGGCGCGGCCTACGTCCCCGTCGACCCGGAGCTGCCCCTGGAGCGCATCACGCACCTGATCCGCGACTCGGGCTGCCGCACGGCGCTGACCGCGCACCTCACCGAGGACGACGCGGCCGTGCTCGCGCTGCTCGCCGAGGAGGGCATCACGGTGCGCACCGTCGCCGAGGCCGCCGCGGCCACCGACGCCGCGGTCCCGCAGCGCGCCGACGCCGCCGACCTCGCGTACCTCATCTACACCTCCGGCTCCACCGGCACCCCCAAGGGCGTCGGCGTCAGCCACCACAACCTGCTCGCCTACCTGGAGGCCTCCGGCACCGTCGTGGCGCCCACCGCCGACGACGTGGTCGCGGTCCGCTCCACCTTCACCTTCGACCTGTCGGTGTGGGAGCTGTTCGCGGGCCTGGTGGCGGGATCGCGGATCCACCTCGTGCCCGGCGACGTCGCCGCGGACGCGCAGCAACTGCACGGCCATCTGCGGGGCGAGGGCGTCACCATGCTCGCCACCACCCCGACGATCGCGCAGGAACTGGCCGCCGTGGACGGCAGCGGCGACACCGGCGGCGTACCGCTCGGCCTGCGGGCGCTGCTGCTCGCGGGCGAGGAGGTCGTCCCCGCCCGGTTCGCCGACTGGTTCGAGGGACCCTCCGCGCAAGGCTGCCGGGTCTTCAACTGGTACGGGCCCACCGAGGCCACCGTCCTGATGACCGTCGCCGAACTCACCGCCGAGGTCACCCGCAGACAGCGGGCCCCCATCGGCGCACCGGTGCCGGGCTCCACCATCTGGGTCCTCGACGAGCACATGCAGCCGGTGCCGCCCGGCGCCGCCGGCGAGCTGTACATCGGCGGCGTCCAGGTGGCCCAGGGCTACTGGCGGCGCCCCGGCCTCACCGCCGGACGCTTCATCCCCGACCCGTTCGCCGCCGAACCCGGCGCGCGGCTCTACCGCACCGGCGACCGCGCCCGCCACCGGGCCGACGGCCAGCTGGAGTTCCTCGGCCGCTTCGACAACCAGGTCAAGCTCCGCGGCCACCGCATCGAGCTCGGCGAGGTCGAGTCCGTCCTCGTCGACCACCCGGGCGTGACCGACTGCGTCGTGGTGGTGCACGGCGCCGCCGGGGCGACGCCGCGCCTGGTCGCGTACGTGGTGGCGGAATCGGGCGGCCTCGACCGCGGCGAGCTGCGCACCCACGCGGCGGGACGCCTGCCGCGCTACGCGCTGCCCGCGGCGATCCGCCTCGTCGAGGAGATCCCGCAGACCCCCAGCGGCAAACTGGACCGGCGCCGACTGCCCGCGCCCACCGCCGACGACTTCCTCGGCACCTCGGGCAGCGCCGAGCCGCCCCGC